From the genome of Onthophagus taurus isolate NC chromosome 5, IU_Otau_3.0, whole genome shotgun sequence, one region includes:
- the LOC111422293 gene encoding reversion-inducing cysteine-rich protein with Kazal motifs, translated as MFATSSFCSKFIISCGLILFISTFTFTNCQEFVCCSHTTGSCKNVCEKISLVDIAANSELRNRTIQDVRRFCSSQLTSFWECLNATFVDISKGESWPGRACCPLPQSESCKKSCITATKIEDLNYGCRGSDEIAFFNCLERQEEGEKCCGQSDNENCRKACFDIFKSFDSSPSKAQRTAVAEHCESTKNFDCVKDLTKVTLVTNLHKYIKCCESTNKIKCRDICKKTLSLKSGNVQDVITVLEKEGCGQPSFSDSFWGCFLSDHNISPKSVGVSTIERVGIDSAKWHCCQKAVSNQCKVLCSKTFTKDWMVLWNDFQVKCLRQLSEENLRTCIDEVDEPCELGCDGLSFCTNFNNRPTELFRSCTSMADESARYDVLHWQAQKEITLPGVPGLTLPLKNISKCSPKTWKAVACALQIRPCTRLSHGNQICRESCLEILSQCVDWEQVSTEFSAETVCSTLSPEDPNVSCISLENYFYPSENNYLEGQISSPCKNGPCGPNEICSINKNYIPRKNLPYVCSPGCKLGEVSEYMVPEGTYVRLPFPTNPKGCLKICKCTANGIQECFPLPCVALSPCWMGQIQEKPHGSNFAIECNTCSCYVTEVICSKKQCETTMLTGRNTAYTTLPCNCPLHYVPVCGSNGNIYPSACLAKCAELKDSDIEYETCPDPCRGNPCRTGEKCVPDNKVCLTLMVKPCKQYQCINGTTRCEKLRFDPVCDINNQQHDNICHLAHSNKKFAYNGPCLQNCNYKGTVCAINGRTYISECAAHADFASVDYPGPCLAVGTITDKKQKQCTHPDIECKQLSDPNCLGFTPPGACCPICGGAIRLLYSRKQIDRALYGLQGENDIYPLTLKALLQALERQVQVAQCALRGYLTVEMDIFVIIETTVLKPSELQMETCVREAEKLVNLVNTRSPRLVSELSLSSLVLATPVHTQNNFGIKNDLNGSIILIFILFWFLI; from the exons ACTTCTTTCTGGGAATGTCTTAATGCAACATTTGTTG acatTTCAAAAGGCGAATCTTGGCCGGGAAGAGCTTGCTGTCCACTTCCTCAAAGCGAATCGTGCAAAAAATCGTGTATAACAGCGACTAAAATCGAAGATTTGAATTATGGGTGTCGAGGAAGCGACGAAATcgcattttttaattgtttggaGCGACAAGAAGAGGGCGAGAAATGTTGCGGCCAATCCGACAATGAAAATTGTCGCAAAGCTTGtttcgatatttttaaaagtttcgaTTCTTCTCCGAGTAAAGCTCAAAGAACGGCCGTTGCGGAACATTGCGAGAGCACCAAAAATTTCGATTGTGTTAAAGATTTAACGAAGGTTACTTTGGTTACTAATTTACATAAAT atataaagtGTTGTGAATCgacgaataaaataaaatgcagagatatttgcaaaaaaactttatcgTTGAAGTCGGGGAATGTTCAAGATGTTATAACGGTTTTGGAGAAGGAAGGATGTGGGCAGCCGTCGTTCTCGGATTCTTTTTGGGGGTGCTTTTTAAGCGATCACAATATTTCACCGAAATCCGTTGGGGTTTCGACGATTGAAAGAGTTGGAATCGATTCGGCTAAATGGCATTGTTGCCAAAAGGCGGTTAGCAATCAATGCAAAGTATTGTGTTCGAAGACTTTCACCAAAGATTGGATGGTGCTTTGGAACGACTTCCAAGTTAAGTGTTTAAGGCAATTATCCgaagaaaatttaagaactTGTATCGATGAAG TTGATGAACCTTGCGAATTAGGCTGCGATGGTTTAAGTTTTTGCACAAATTTCAATAATCGCCCCACAGAGCTATTTCGTTCTTGCACCTCAATGGCGGATGAATCAGCTCGATACGACGTCCTCCATTGGCAAGctcaaaaagaaataaccCTCCCGGGAGTCCCCGGATTAACActtccattaaaaaatattagcaaATGTTCCCCAAAAACGTGGAAAGCGGTCGCTTGCGCCTTACAAATACGACCTTGCACGCGATTATCGCATGGAAATCAAATTTGTCGGGAATCTTGCTTGGAAATTCTTTCGCAATGCGTCGATTGGGAACAAGTTTCAACCGAATTTTCCGCAGAAACCGTTTGTAGCACTTTATCACCAGAAGATCCGAATGTATCATGCATTTCcttggagaattatttttatccgtcagaaaacaattatttagAAGGTCAAATTTCATCGCCGTGCAAAAATGGGCCGTGTGGACCAAACGAAATTTGTtccatcaataaaaattacattccAAGAAAAAATTTGCCGTACGTTTGCTCTCCCGGGTGTAAATTGGGCGAAGTTTCCGAGTACATGGTGCCGGAAGGCACTTATGTAAGACTCCCGTTTCCAACTAACCCAAAGGGGTGcttaaaaatttgcaaatgcACCGCGAACGGGATTCAAGAATGTTTCCCGTTACCTTGCGTTGCGTTGAGTCCATGCTGGATGGGGCAAATCCAAGAGAAACCGCATGGTTCAAACTTTGCAATCGAATGTAACACTTGTAGTTGTTACGTAACGGAAGTTATTTGCTCGAAAAAACAATGCGAAACGACGATGTTAACAGGAAGAAATACCGCTTATACAACGTTACCATGTAATTGTCCTTTACATTATGTCCCAGTTTGTGGGAGCAACGGGAATATTTATCCATCAGCGTGTTTAgcaaa GTGCGCCGAGCTTAAAGACTCCGATATTGAGTACGAGACGTGTCCGGATCCTTGCAGAGGAAATCCGTGTCGAACTGGAGAGAAATGCGTCCCggataataaagtttgtttaacaTTGATGGTGAAACCTTGCAAGCAGTATCAATGCa tAAATGGAACCACAAGATGTGAAAAACTTCGTTTCGACCCAGTTTGCGATATCAACAACCAGCAACATGATAACATCTGCCATTTGGCCCAttccaacaaaaaatttgCATACAACGGACCGTGTTTGCAAAATTGTAATTACAAAGGCACGGTTTGCGCGATAAACGGTCGCACTTACATCTCCGAATGCGCAGCTCACGCCGATTTTGCTTCCGTGGATTATCCAGGGCCTTGTTTAGCTGTTGGGACAATAacggataaaaaacaaaaacaatgtaCTCATCCTGATATTGAATGTAAACAACTCTCAGATCCTAATTGTTTGGGATTTACACCTCCAGGTGCTTGTTGTCCAATTTGTGGTGGGGCTATTAGGTTGCTTTATTCTCGAAAACAAATCGATAGGGCTCTTTATGGTTTGCAAGGTGAAAATGATATTTATCCCTTAACTCTTAAAGCTTTGTTGCAAGCTTTGGAGAGGCAAGTTCAGGTAGCGCAGTGTGCTTTAAGGGGTTATTTAACGGTGGAAATggatatttttgtaattattgaaACTACAGTTTTAAAACCGAGTGAGTTACAAATGGAAACTTGTGTTAGAGAAGCCGAAAAATTGGTTAATTTAGTTAATACTCGCAGTCCGAGGTTGGTCAGTGAGTTAAGTTTGAGTTCTTTGGTTTTAGCTACTCCGGTTCATACTCAAAATAATTTCgggattaaaaatgatttaaatggaagtattattttaatttttatcttattttggttcttaatttga